The genomic interval TGCTTGGCTTCATAAAGTTAAGAATCCAAGCTCGAACTTGTTGATCCTTGCTCATTTCTTTATCAAAGTTTTCAGAACCAACAGTTGGagtcttgttttcttttatgtaACTTATCATGGATCTTCCTCCGATTGCAAGTACCATATTCCTCGACTAGTTCAAGAAATTGAACTGATTAAGTCTGGTGGCAACAATACTTTGATTATAACCTCCATCAACATATTCAGTTCTCACTGGTAATGAATCAGTGACAACAATTTCAGAGTTACCAGGAGCCATGACTAGCTAAGACAGAGAGTGATAGTAATTGGCAAGAGCAGAAAATGATACTGAGAAGAATAACTCAAACTATATATGTTCTATCGATGATGTTGTTACAAGTTTCAAGTACTTATACACAGagaataaattaatatattctTACCAACTAAAAACCCACAAAAACTGGATATGTGTTTCTAAATAGCAGCCTAAGTATGGAAATAAGGAGCAAATGAAGCATAAAACAAGATGACAAAAAAGAGGGATGTTGCACTCAGCATAAAACAAGAAGACAGAGAACAGGGATGTTGCACTCCCTCAATAGTTAGCTTAACATGGATTCTCTCTTTACTACTAAACAACAAACGTACTTTGAAGCTATCCCAAGAAGAATTAGATCGAACAGTTGGTAGACATAGATGGGTGCAAGACACTGACATTAAAAATCTGGTGTACCTCCAAGCCATTGTCAAAGAAACACTGCGTCTATATCCACCAGCTCCACTCTCTCTTCCACATGTAGCAATGGAGGACTGCAAAGTCGGCGGCTTTCACATTCCAAAGGGCACTCATTTGTTTGTGAATCTGTGGAAGTTACATAGAAACCCAAGTGTGTGGGCCAGCCCTGAAGTGTTTTCACCAGAAAGATTTCTTACAAGCCAAGCAAACGTAGACGCTTCAGGTCAACATTTTGAGTTCATTCCTTTTGGGGCTGGGAGGAGAATTTGCCCAGGTATCACTTTTGCATTTCAGATTATGCATATAACAGTTGCGAGGTTTATTCAAGGGTTCGAGTTGGCAACACCATTGGACATGAGAGCAGTTGATATGACTGAAGGATTAGGGATTACTTTGCCAAGGGCAACTGCACTAGAAGTTATCCTAACCCCACGCTTGGCTTCTGGATTATATATCGACATGGGTGACACTAATCACAAAATTAGTACTATTTCCAAGGATGTGGTCAAATAAAGAAGAAATGTGAGCCCCGCCTCATGGGTTTTATTTTAGGGTAAATTCCTcttatggtacctgatgtttggctacttggacaatttggtacctgatgtatgaaaacggacaattttgtacctaaagttctcaaatttaggccattttggtacttatgtcaattttgaacATATTTTCAGGTTTATTTTTGTCATCATATCTCTACTTTACTTCagttttttcataatacttccaaattgcctctaaattatcactaaaattttgataaatcatccacttagtatctgtgatgatttacgtatataagttttcataatgtagctatcaatctaaattaattttaattataagtaattgaaaaatattttcataaaaaattacaattgcataaaagcaatttatttcatttggagaaaataattaggatataataagtatattaagaaaaaaaattattttcgatatatgcgaagtagatgctaagtggTAGGGCTGGACTCGGTGCcaacggttcggtttatgagcactaaccgaaaaccgacactgaattttcggtttcatgttttctaaaaccgaaaccgaaaaataTACATAGAAACCGCGGTTTCGGTTAACCTATAATTCGGTTCAGTTTCGGTTTTGTTTCGGTTACAAAACCTAATATCCTTATTGACATTTCATACTTGACTAGTGAAAATAAACATATTAAAAGTGAAGTAGTAAGCTACAAGttcaatactttaattaagttatattcaccaaatatcaaaaactcaaatatgaagtaaacaaaaatagtgttttgctaaaacacaacaagttaaccaaaataaacattaaaccTCATGAGTTTCATCACCGGATGTTCAGACTTGTCTTAACATGAGGGCTAGTTgacaaaactcaaaaacattACATTAGATCTCTGCATGCATaattgtacacatacaaaaatcaaaatcatatattaccttgaacaaaatcacatatctatacatgtatatatttattaccaaaTTTATGTTTTACATAAGCACCCAATCGATTACATATGttcatcaaatacaagttataaccttaaatgtcaattctcggttcggttcggtttctatcGGTTTTTTAAAAGCATGAAACCGATAACCGGCACTAATTactcggttcggtttggtttctgACACCGACACGGTGATTCCGTTCGGTTCCGGTTTCTCAGTTTCGGTGCGGTTCGGTTATGGccggtttcggttttttcggtGTCAAAAAGTCCAGCCCTActaagtggagtagatatattaatttaattatttccaaagagaggcaattatatgaagaaatgaagaaaatgtgaatttaatgagtttagggtTAGAATGACGAAAACAACCtttaaaatatgatcaaaattgatagatgtaccaaaatggcttacaaatgagaactgCATGTACCAAATTGtatgttttcatacatcaggtaccaaattgtccaaatagTCATACTTTAGGTACCATATGAGGAATTAACCTTTTATTCTATTTGGGTAAACtttttaaaaagataaaaagttAGATGTAACAAAAACACAGGACTTCTGCATATTTTGATTCCTTTATTTTAGTAAAAAATAAGGTAATTTCACTAAAATCACACGCTGGGATTTGATCTCACACTTGCTCAACTAGTGTGTAGGTACCATAGAAGGAATTAACCTTTTATTCTATTTGGATAAACtttttaaaaagataaaaagttAGATGTAACAAAAACACAGGACTTCTGCATATTTTAATTCCTTTATTTTAGTAAAAAATAAGGTAATTTCACTAAAATCACACGCTGGGATTTGATCACACACTCGCTCAACTAGTGTACCACCAGTGTGTACCCGCTTCAATTAGTGGAAAATATCGGATAAAATTCTATCGGTGTGTGATCCCTGCGGAGCAAGTAATTGACTAAATGCAATGATCGATGTTTATTGCATCCAAAAACATATATTCAAATAATTCAATGATGTCTCCTTAATGTTTCTTCTTAGAGCTAAGTCCAACTGTCCAATTATAATGTGAGTCTATACAaagtagagagagagatgccGTGATGTGGCCATAAGAGGTACACTAGTGAGGTTTTTTTTACTGCTAGAAAGTTTTTTCACATTAAACTTCATACTGAAAGTTCATATGACACTATTAGGGCTACACTATTAAGACATATGTGCAAGATCAAATGCATCTTTATAAGAGATACACTACTAAGTAATGTCGGGAATCCCTCGAGTACAGCATTTTGCACACAACACATCTACACTTCCGtgaaataatgaaaaatctttaaaaataaaaaataaagaagaaatgaTGAGAAATCTTTTACAGTTGTACCCCATTGACATAACGGCATCCCTTTTAGCTGTTATCGTTGACCGTTACCACTCAATTATAATGAAAGGGACAGTGGGCTTACCTAGTGGCTGCGATTGGAGACTTGTCTGAATATAATAGCCGGTGCAGAAGCTCTAGGGTGCATTATCATGATAAATTGATAATGGATCGTCTTCCTCACCTATTTGCAATTGCAGGAATTCTAGTTTTGGTATTGTTATATCGATGGATGGCGAGATTACAGAATCACAAAATGAAGGGCCTCATGTCACCAGAACCCTCTGGCGCCCTGCCAATCATTGGTCACCTCCATCAACTAGCTAGGTGGCCGCGCCGAAACCCGCTTTGCCGAACCTTAGCGACGATGGCTGACAAGTATGGTCCAGTCTTTACAATATGGCTCGGCAAGAACCATACCCTGGTGATCAATAACTATGAAGCAGTCAAGGAGTGCTTCACGACAAACGACAGAGTTTTCGCTACTAGACCAATGTCTGCAGTCTGCACAGGGCAAGTATCTAGGTTACAATTATGCAGCATTCGCGTTCTCAACTTACGGAACATATTGCCATGACATTAGAAAGTTGGTCGTGATCGAGTTGCTCAGCAGTCGTAGGCTAGAGACTTTGAAACACGTACAAGTCTATGAGGATGATAGAAAAAATTTCTTAACGAAAGTTGTAAAATTCGTAGAAACGCGGCATATTTAAAATGATCAATGTAAATATTATTAGCAACCAAAGCAAAGGTCGAGTTTGGATTTAAAATTTCTGTAAGGACAATATTGTAATTTCTGAAAGGCATCCTAATCTTTTTAACAtcttctctctcctccttAGCCGCACCcgatcttttctttctttccttctgctttctttcttctctctcctcgATGCTCTTCCTCTCTAAAACCCAAAACGCCAACGGTCTTCTCCGCTGCGATGCGCCACCGTTCGACTGACCCAGACGGTTAGACCACCACTTAAATACTACTATTCTCGTCCTCTTCAAAACCCATGTTTTGAATGTGGGATTTAGTCATTTCTTCTTTGGATTGAAAATTGGAGCAGATCGAGCAATTGGCGATTTGCAGCACTGCCGCCGAGCTCCGGCGACACTGTTTCCTTGTCTTTTGGTAAGCTCGACTCCTTACTTTCATTTCcatttcaattttttcacCAATTTCCCAAATCAGAACCAAACTTGAACTTCCGTCTTTCTGCCATTATCTCCATCGTATCACCACCATTGACCTCGTCTTTCCGACGAGTTTTCCTTAATCCCAAATGAGCTTGGGACGAACATGGAGCTTCGTGCAGGAAGCAGAGAGCTCCGAGGAGCCTTGGAGGACAAGTAGTGGCCCAGATTGGGAGTGGAGGGATGCAGCACCGACGGGTTTCATTGCGGAGCCTCATTGAGGTAGGAATCGAACTCTAATCCCACTGATTTTGGTATTGTTGCAATTGTAATGATGTTTCGATTCGTTATGTACAATTGTATATTGATTTGGAGTGATTGTGGTTATAGATCTTGGCCGGAATTGGTGATCGGAAAAAGAAGGATAAAACCCTGGTTTTTACCAAGACAAACTTACCCCTTTATCATTTACTACCATGTGAAATTACGATTTTGACCCTACAGAGTTACTGTTTAAATTTTACCATTTTACTGTTACTGTTTCACCTGTTATGGTTTTATAGTTTACCTTCGACAAATTACCATATGGATTTAGAAAAGTACTTAAGAAATTCAACTTCTGATCGTCCAAAATGGATGCACAATTTAACAGGAGAGATCGTTAAACGCCAGGGGTTGAAGGACACTCCAAATCTCACGCGAAACCTATAAAATAAGAGAACTAGATGGAGGAGTAGAAAATATGGTAGTAACAATGAGTATATAAATTGGGGATTTTGAGATTTCGAACACAAAGTAAATTGATAAAACTATGAAAACAATATAAcattgatgatgaagatgttaGAGGATTGTAATTCACCACTAAACACAATCAAAATTCCAATGTCCAATTCCTAAGCTCCTTACTAAGTCGTGTGAAAGAGATCGACCAAGTTACAAAACCAACAAGCGGGTTAATTACCTTATATTACTCCCGTATATTATCATAACAAGCGCCATTGCTAGAACTTTTTGAAAACAAACCACATAGAGATCACAAGAGGCTCTTATATTTAGCAAGCCTCAAAGCATTAAGCACACATGGAAGGTTGTCGATCTAAGTGTACAAACTAGTACAACAAGCGTGTCTAGGTCACTAGTTGCATTCTTTTTCCTTGGAACTCACCTTGGTGAGAGGCTTCACTACTTTGGTTAACATCACAAAACAATTAGGTGAACTACTATTTAACCGAGCTCCAATTACGTACATATATCATATGTTGGCCACCACATAACACAAGTATATAAAAGATTCATTCATTCGGAACCAAGAAACAATCACATAACAAAGCttagaacaaaagaaattgtATCATGGAATTTAAATCATAGTCTAGGGCTTCATACTAGCCCCTAACAAAAAGTATTTAGTTACTCATGTTTGTAGAGAAAGCACACTAAAACATGGTGAAATTAAGAAACAAAACCAATAGACAAAGAGGAAGAATCGTTGTCGGTGATGAATGATGGTTACTATGGCTTACTCCTATGTTTCTCCTATTCTTGTGTTCTTAGCAGAATAATATCAAAACGGATGTGAAATCTGATCTCCTATGTTTTCTGAAGTAATTAGGGTTAAGAAACCCTAGCAATTCGTCCATAGGCTTTCTAGAGTGGTACGTGTCTTAAAAATAGAACTTTGATCCACAATAGGAAAATCGCACAAAACGACCTCTACTCACTAAATTGAGCATAACTTCTTTCCTAAAATTGATGTTACTGTGATTCCAATGGCTCTGGAAATTAGACTCATAGGGCTTTTCATTGATATATCACTCATAATTTTCTGTCATGTAGTTTGTCTGCTATGATTCGTCGAAGTTGACTATTCTGCTGAGACAGAATCCTAATTTCGGGTTTTATTGCTCATTTTGGCCCTTTAAACACATATTCCTTTTATTTTGCTCCAATATACCTAAAAGGGAGGTAAATAGACAGTATTAAGAGAATAATTGAACTAAATAAGAGAGGTAACATATTAAGAATGTTGCATTATAGGCTCCTATCAACTTCTCCCTTTGTGGCGAGTTTGGTAAACTCTTGAAATATGGCGACATAAATAGTAATTATTTATGAGTATTCACTAACCTAGATTCTCGCCCAGATTGAGGATCAAGAATTGGAGCACGTGGACTTTCGACATACCAAGATGACGTACATACATTTCTTCTCATGAGGATCTGTATACTGGGCGCTATTAGCTACACTGGAGAGTGAACtttgttttaaataaaattgCATGTGGTACTATTTTTAGAAAATTTTCTTATATTCCTTTTTATGTTGTTTTGTTGATGCGATTGTGATATTCCTTGTCGTAGATAATGTGAGTATTATATGTTGATCTCGTTGTGGTTTCGTGTGATATTGGTCATTTAATTTGGTTGGGTATGGCTAGGAGTTGTTGATAGAGACTGTATGAGATAAGTTGAGATAAGTTGAGATACTAGAATAGAGGAGATGAACTAGTGGTCTCACAAGATTATGAAGCTAGGAGATAGGGGATAAATTAACAAATTTTATCTATTTATTTTCATACGGTATTTGAAGGTAGAAGATAGCGAATGAACTAACAGATTACTCGTGATATCACTTTTCCACCTCGGATGTGATATTGTATAGTTGAAAATACCACGACAGTCCAATACTCTTTCTGTTAACGTGACATGACGATATTGGGAGTATGAAAGTACATATTGTTGCTGGGGGAGCATATTGTATGGCTTATGACAttattttgactagcgggTCTAGTCCATTTTCTAGAACCGGAAGAGATGGAATGTACCGGCAGTGTTTTATATGATGCTGAGTTGCTAGAAGAGATGAGATGTACTAGTGGATCTCAGTTACATATTCAGGAAGAGAGAGGATAAGCTGGAAATTTGTAAGAGTGTTGTTGTAGTCTAGTACTTGTTGTTAGTGTTGTGACGGGAATATGTGTGAAGTTAGTTTTACAGTGTTATTATTTGACCACTTCTGTTTTTGAGAATGTGGTTTGATGATGGATATTCTTTATCGGTGctcatatttgaatttgatttccAAGAATGAGTTATGGAATTACATTTTGGAAGCACGTTTATTTTAATCCTATTAATCGCGTGCATGTTTTATTAGTACCAATTGGGAAAAcattaaatgttttcattcTTACTTTATTTGTAAGTTTGAACTATTATTTTATGTTCACTGACTCTAACGtggttttcttttaaattactttcactTGTGTCCTTTTATTTTCAATCGTCCTGTTTGCAGGAAAAGTTTATGGAGGTCAAGGATACCTACTCGAGGCATAGTCATCCTTGCATTTTCGTCAATTTAGTTGTGAGGTTTTAGTATTACTCTGATAATTTTGAGTTAGTGAGTTTAGTTTATGTGTTGGGAGAACGGAGACTCCAGGTATTGAAGTTGGATTTGTTAATATAGAAGTGTCGTTTTTGTGCAAGAATTGTTGGCTACTTTCAATGGAGATTATGTCAAAAATTTTAATATGCCTCATTGATAGTGATTTCTGTACGACTTATCATAgatattaaattattatttgGGCGGGTCGTGTCACCCTCTGGGTAAGAGGTGAACAGTGGCGCATGATTTGAATTTTtggtattttctgatttttctcctttaaaccatttatttatactatttttccaaaatgctcaaatttctttttaattcGTAATTTCATATGAATTCCGATTTGGGCGTACCgcatgtctacgaactcgtgtTGACGAGCTCCACAACTTTTTCAAATGaagtttttttgaaaaactttcATTTGAAAATTCAACTTTTAAGATCCTTACACTTAGAACAACTCCCTATACGAGTAAAAGTTaaaaatataacaataaaaaaaagataagtCCGGGTCGTAACatgtttaatatatttttatgtctcattatgagtACTGCCTCTATTTGTGTGTCTACCTATCAATGACTGTTGAGTAACAGTCTTGTGTGTTTTCTGATTAATATATTGCTATCATTAATAACGGTATTGTGTGTCTTGTGATGAATATATCTTTCGCTTTTCacatgttaaaaaaaaatagtattgTATATGTATTTCTTGCTCTTAATAATCGAGAACTGCATAGTGGTTTTACATTAAACTAAGAAATATAAACTCCTTTACCATGTTGGTTTGGCCAAACAAATGCAATCAATGCGAAATGAATACAAGGTCAAAACCAAGGATTTCATAACAAATCCGgcaaccaaaaaaagaaaaaacaccaACTCCAGCAATCCAAATGCATTGtcctaaaaaaaaatccacgTGTCTAATTCTCATTGGTCCTCACATTGCCAACAATGTAATTGCCACATCGTACGGGACCAATTGCACGCCCAATTGCCCTTCGAAACGCTCCTACTTTCTTTACTCTCCAAACGTAAcacaaaccaaaaacagaagacAACACAGAGTTTTGGTTCTTGTTTGATCTCCCATTCCAATCTTGCTCTCTCTTCCTTTCACTTCTCTCTTCTGGGCATCGATCAGGTGCAGACCTTATAGgatggggaggaagaggaa from Argentina anserina chromosome 2, drPotAnse1.1, whole genome shotgun sequence carries:
- the LOC126784069 gene encoding nicotine N-demethylase CYP82E3-like, giving the protein MTKKRDVALSIKQEDREQGCCTPSIVSLTWILSLLLNNKRTLKLSQEELDRTVGRHRWVQDTDIKNLVYLQAIVKETLRLYPPAPLSLPHVAMEDCKVGGFHIPKGTHLFVNLWKLHRNPSVWASPEVFSPERFLTSQANVDASGQHFEFIPFGAGRRICPGITFAFQIMHITVARFIQGFELATPLDMRAVDMTEGLGITLPRATALEVILTPRLASGLYIDMGDTNHKISTISKDVVK